The Phoenix dactylifera cultivar Barhee BC4 chromosome 15, palm_55x_up_171113_PBpolish2nd_filt_p, whole genome shotgun sequence genome contains a region encoding:
- the LOC103711560 gene encoding uncharacterized protein LOC103711560 isoform X1 produces MATEAGILESISEKKEQDETEDLRCVQNHKPPEYTNKPLEVLKEHSNESEIKGGETDSAALQSSQMIGQYPPYKAATPTSESSTLSESSKDQSSHSVTVGIIDSSEGEVFVEAPPGVQIHLEDICNGSNAGIQREDPINKEKEKLESGIILQKDQKDDLDEEKDVTVPKNSSSEANFTDASLYTAAVTNVPLEEKMQRNDFGNDHPVKKSDEHFVESIGANQNTEQAVVLGEEKTSTGIHETSVVNQYQDLENLGDNVDDKQPEKSIDLVHEKQDLEAIKDKEKSETQESIENLSANTERLQLPEDLGETGLQKEDEENDKVDASEEEILKSLDTTEKVSEIQYGKTSADVSVKELSNLQSAEESVLEDEMLLEKVKKVSFKEQEAIQSARVILIEMEPCKEQMHTEMDTRKCTSQMKKEPEESNIIEDSMADKDVECINLVSTEKSPETIYASKNIETEDLDERKEDGQMDASLSTKTEVLGIENDQMITMIHKETYSVLYEENSLEANDAMDAGDDSKKGENLNEQAKAKSVEEKFEEACRIVEVLDTRETKAAAISMDEPHVVPTTDILTEDIIQDQETTHSRDEKENEVLEEEENSYDNIDASASSQLTDEIQSLTEEKEAQKFEEISDVVQDKDHCHEKVLNQDDLKAQITVYGIPEVSKAQKEEGIQEHEDKDGINIDKIERVFEDKHVQAIAETKPSNRIKASEKGHAQEAVSGHTEEHVDETINEGTLGCERIKAETDSAKLESNFIVVSKEVEVTEGIANTEEVDIDSKLPMSMEEMPKEDEAMCEETEKAAAELIHEYQTIMTNDLNKTGIPIEKNENSKENVGDLPLAQNLEEETIQVCENMDHIKQELEPETVENASKSASRHQSQTTIGDTEATDLDRLGDGVSMDKTLGASSTIQAFILRDTQKATDPEEAEEKIYEKTNENISHDKHLGRSLEEEAQKGIHQKIDDDRRMEDIILGDEQIDDTKARLCSNEEQMEGKKLDKGDELKQGKETYEAIVNKDICLEENPIVDAPENVQKDKKWGNKLEKPSDEISVKILMAQERSSNKEDVKEKGSPEEKEESSQEPDEVGVTLEQTVDRLGTEDLSHKPHCKDEKPSTITGQNANADEARNDSSVDISDTHELAGQHIDDLEGSKHEEVSNSAYEDPIDENTDTKDNKVVDDHDKASQNLEMISVSEDKNREITCETEATKIENLNADYNLNNMQISETINMNGDKETARSMDEEFLEKNIKDTSDSHSLAMQKIHDAAGEKHESDTSIESEEQIHQTTSNKDNIDTDICKENTDSNRLGFISESGPEDQSGESDAPKVDNIADDDKLKIPATGDLNDDHETAKVKYQSILERSMDTIFDSRTSVLEETYGRVNEKHKAPNPMAEEQIHQATNTEENIQVAVYNENIDIKSLEIVVKSVPEDQSPDKMTSKIEKTLDEDMINDTVIPLSNSQASIKDRLQEEENLTVYAESTGVQQITERPILKEETNNDATLGSGLKHNVIENACELESEEKQDEVPEKKETSDTVLEESPSMMSDTLERSIEILSEKQMIWEKEANENKASLSMGCDFVEEGFQEDKEETKIADLAPESAYSNKSNETNEVNNSTKIGITNKEVETSDDDQSHEASCLGKEHIIIKLQSEDNENANIKDEESTNNRVNDTPVTSALGSEAASGSLHGGQRESITREEETIRNMKLDQEAASDLTSVEQNLEEIIKTDLANIHILEEGVSHAKKKYNLVAQYMESEVVHSNDEECISNTDGNLHTMPVPAKEGRKEIQEKHEKYPNYEEQIHESRIANNNMDDDTLEEDKNIEEIERDPVRVSEEQSHEGTTRTGIIENEILEGALAASQNFDEDKTSKIAFLSEGNEHGSEAGEVCKSAICTLLREAKAIDGAASGTSMQPEGMEADELNEAHTSVFNRKSESLDPEKNQEEETPTRERGSDACIGTPSNLASVEPALAARAENMVDLTKEEWKATKIMDKEVKDSVLASHENSETTAETKSTELEPKDDSLTVKQNSVEENMQKDAYWVGPEDHIHDATEDRETSEWVALENRNKEEMEEREMLQSKKMEEGRKKESKEIPADMEISEAIYPSECNNESSEEKGTLNKGLEKETLEVVELEKPLSAFNIMEESEFTDRFVPNEEEPEVERSLQAKEMKDEKQEEGNKIQSKEKISEADSTNKCNKESSEEKEISERGTEKQKPGDVELQNILNVVPEGLEVAYQTENINPDGQEKEVIDNILEEGFHKKEDKALEDTVIDLDIVDHSNEPNHDSDATEGVLAQEKILKVANFSAKEEDQIRMVGNSSIKSDLVEEIKHVEPSGSHLQESVEPKALETEEKFENIIFEEESEKNEKLGVGSQNDANEVMQLEEASNMVFDRLLTTGLSEKTETKITAEDVEAPDVSHVRDKPLHEQIQGYENKTEIKKPETKREFEETDTIVNETLNDKVKEPGYMSSEKNHVKMELSEKIDTTSPVDEEEPTKNVEFSSITTASSSEIMQDVSENLDKESVPKESTQIDAKTKVMGIEFANNMMNDEEGPVAIEKFEHISTNSVFVDRTCNKNSMTTDANEKGEEAIDQEDREKLEEASNSVSNEKVDEWDDSLVAFIEDKDNSQNAPIKQATEVTSSAEEKEMIWQMEGETHEKVRDFRNSENEENQQTDQDDLPVSRILMDQILQEEGDKLAEACDAKREDKLQENIHDQQNDVNISKQERNSVSLSVEQVKDDTSISEGKEEALLKIEGSSNLVQQSHDLKKDTENAILKDDESPDRNLHDTSLTMTVGEDVKDELSHLLAKELTNIVSYNNMEPVLAEEGSPESKANLDELKKQDNIIPIPAPEMMTESTIQKDDESLKKNSDVATVIEAFEEDTLKKESGNESPEISQGIAENDKASYATSEEKTPSAAEPVGNAKGEIQVEETVSNIQGDQTGKSFQSSSVEDNTLGEASETQSGGIKVENGKKNQDGNAESRMKDEKKNLLEELEVADSHKVQQSESIVEPTNETVQAGERFLAERSPTVSADEKQAKEIADAHMKEEKTDEEKYEKEEEDENKTEESGHDAAVVVEAKDADVKPAHKKSHNILSGVGSKVKHSIAKVKKAITGKSSHSKTLS; encoded by the exons ATGGCAACTGAAGCTGGAATACTGGAATCCATCTCAGAAAAG AAAGAACAAGATGAAACAGAAGATTTAAGATGTGTTCAAAATCACAAACCACCAGAATACACAAATAAACCACTGGAAGTTTTGAAGGAACattcaaatgaatcagaaatCAAGGGAGGTGAAACTGATTCAGCTGCTTTGCAGAGCTCACAGATGATTGGGCAATACCCCCCTTATAAAGCTGCCACACCTACAAGTGAAAGCAGCACTTTATCTGAGTCATCTAAAGATCAATCCTCACATTCAGTTACTGTAGGGATAATAGATAGCTCAGAGGGTGAAGTTTTTGTTGAAGCACCTCCTGGAGTTCAGATTCATTTAGAGGATATCTGCAATGGTTCCAATGCTGGTATACAAAGAGAGGACCCAATTaataaagaaaaggagaagctaGAGAGTGGAATCATTCTGCAGAAGGATCAAAAAGATGACCTGGATGAGGAAAAAGATGTCACTGTCCCAAAGAATTCATCATCAGAGGCAAATTTCACAGATGCAAGTCTTTATACTGCAGCTGTTACAAATGTCCCACTTGAAGAGAAAATGCAGAGGAATGATTTTGGGAATGACCATCCTGTCAAAAAATCTGATGAGCATTTTGTTGAATCAATTGGTGCTAATCAGAACACTGAACAAGCTGTTGTTTTGGGTGAGGAAAAGACTTCAACTGGAATCCATGAAACCTCAGTGGTCAACCAATACCAAGATCTAGAAAACTTGGGAGATAACGTGGATGATAAACAGCCTGAGAAATCCATCGATTTGGTGCATGAAAAGCAAGATCTTGAAGCAATCAAAGATAAAGAGAAATCAGAAACACAGGAATCAATTGAAAATTTAAGTGCAAATACAGAAAGATTACAACTTCCAGAGGACTTGGGTGAAACAGGGTTACAGAAAGAGGATGAAGAAAATGATAAAGTTGATGCATCTGAAGAGGAGATCCTTAAATCACTAGATACCACAGAAAAAGTAAGTGAAATACAGTATGGGAAGACCTCAGCTGATGTATCTGTCAAAGAGTTATCCAATCTTCAGTCAGCAGAGGAATCTGTGCTGGAGGATGAAATGTTGTTAGAGAAAGTTAAGAAAGTATCTTTTAAGGAACAAGAAGCAATTCAAAGCGCTAGGGTGATACTAATAGAAATGGAGCCTTGCAAAGAACAAATGCATACAGAAATGGACACTCGTAAATGCACTTCACAGATGAAAAAAGAACCAGAAGAGTCTAACATCATCGAAGACAGCATGGCAGACAAGGATGTTGAGTGCATTAATTTAGTTTCAACAGAGAAGAGCCCCGAGACAATTTATGCAAGCAAAAATATAGAGACTGAAGATTTGGATGAAAGGAAAGAGGATGGACAGATGGATGCCTCCCTCTCAACAAAAACAGAAGTTCTGGGCATTGAAAATGACCAAATGATTACTATGATTCATAAAGAAACATACAGTGTGCTGTATGAAGAGAACAGCCTTGAAGCAAATGATGCCATGGATGCTGGAGATGATTCAAAGAAAGGAGAGAATTTGAATGAACAGGCCAAAGCCAAATCCGTAGAAGAGAAGTTCGAAGAGGCTTGCAGGATTGTAGAAGTGCTTGATACAAGAGAAACTAAAGCAGCAGCAATTTCTATGGATGAGCCTCATGTTGTACCCACTACTGACATATTAACAGAGGATATAATTCAAGATCAAGAAACCACACATTCGAGAGATGAAAAGGAAAATGAGGTcctagaagaagaggaaaacagTTATGACAATATCGATGCCTCTGCCTCTTCACAATTAACAGATGAGATACAGTCACTGACTGAAGAAAAAGAGGCTCAGAAGTTTGAAGAAATATCTGATGTAGTGCAGGATAAAGATCATTGTCATGAAAAAGTACTCAACCAGGATGACTTGAAGGCCCAGATCACAGTGTATGGCATACCAGAGGTATCAAAGGCTCAAAAAGAGGAAGGTATACAGGAACACGAGGACAAAGATGGAATAAATATTGACAAAATTGAAAGAGTTTTTGAAGATAAGCATGTTCAAGCAATAGCTGAAACAAAACCATCCAATCGCATAAAAGCTTCAGAAAAAGGACATGCACAAGAAGCTGTATCTGGACACACTGAAGAGCATGTTGATGAAACAATCAATGAGGGAACTTTAGGTTGTGAACGAATAAAAGCTGAGACAGACAGTGCTAAGCTTGAAAGCAATTTCATTGTGGTGTCTAAGGAAGTTGAAGTAACTGAAGGAATTGCAAATACTGAAGAAGTAGATATAGACAGCAAATTGCCCATGAGCATGGAAGAAATGCCCAAGGAAGATGAAGCGATGTGTGAGGAGACTGAAAAAGCAGCTGCTGAATTGATACATGAGTATCAG ACTATAATGACAAACGATTTGAACAAGACTGGGATCCCAATTGAAAAGAATGAGAACTCAAAGGAAAATGTTGGTGATTTACCTCTTGCACaaaatttggaagaagaaacCATACAGGTCTGTGAAAATATGGATCACATTAAACAAGAGCTGGAGCCTGAAACTGTTGAAAATGCTTCAAAATCAGCATCTAGACATCAGAGTCAAACAACCATAGGTGATACAGAAGCCACTGATCTTGACAGATTGGGAGATGGTGTAAGCATGGACAAAACACTTGGTGCTTCATCCACCATTCAAGCTTTCATTTTGAGGGATACACAGAAAGCAACTGATCCAGAAGAGGCTGAAGagaaaatatatgaaaaaacCAATGAGAATATAAGCCATGATAAACATTTAGGAAGATCTCTTGAGGAGGAGGCTCAGAAGGGTATCCACCAAAAAATTGACGATGACAGAAGGATGGAAGATATTATTCTTGGAGACGAACAGATAGATGACACAAAAGCAAGATTGTGCTCGAATGAGGAGCAAATGGAAGGTAAGAAACTTGATAAAGGAGATGAACTTAAACAAGGGAAGGAAACTTACGAAGCTATTGTGAATAAAGATATCTGTCTAGAAGAGAATCCAATTGTAGATGCTCCAGAAAATGTCCAGAAGGACAAGAAGTGGGGAAACAAGCTTGAGAAACCCTCTGATGAGATCTCTGTGAAAATCCTCATGGCTCAAGAGCGTTCTTCCAACAAAGAAGATGTCAAGGAAAAGGGCTCtccagaggagaaagaagaaagctCCCAGGAACCGGATGAAGTAGGTGTAACACTTGAGCAAACAGTAGATAGACTGGGAACAGAAGATCTGAGTCATAAACCACATTGTAAAGATGAAAAG CCTTCCACCATCACTGGTCAAAATGCCAATGCTGATGAAGCTCGAAATGACAGCAGTGTTGATATATCTGATACACATGAATTGGCCGGGCAACATATAGATGATTTAGAGGGCAGTAAGCATGAAGAGGTCTCAAACTCCGCTTATGAAGATCCGATTGATGAAAATACTGACACCAAAGACAACAAAGTAGTTGATGACCACGACAAGGCATCTCAAAATCTTGAAATGATCTCAGTATCTGAAGATAAGAACCGAGAGATAACATGTGAAACTGAAGCTACCAAGATTGAGAATTTGAACGCTGATTACAACCTCAACAATATG CAGATTTCTGAAACGATAAATATGAATGGTGACAAGGAAACTGCAAGGTCAATGGATGAGGAATTTCTAGAAAAGAATATTAAGGATACTTCTGATagtcattccttggccatgcaaAAAATACATGATGCAGCTGGGGAAAAGCATGAATCAGATACCAGCATTGAATCTGAAGAACAAATTCATCAAACTACCAGCAACAAAGACAACATTGACACTGATATCTGCAAAGAAAACACAGACTCCAATAGACTTGGTTTCATATCAGAATCAGGACCTGAGGACCAGAGTGGAGAATCAGATGCCCCCAAAGTTGACAACATTGCAGATGATGATAAGCTTAAG ATTCCTGCAACGGGTGATCTGAATGATGACCATGAAACTGCAAAGGTGAAGTATCAAAGCATCCTAGAAAGGAGTATGGACACTATTTTTGATAGTCGCACATCAGTCCTGGAAGAAACATATGGCAGAGTTAATGAGAAGCATAAAGCCCCCAATCCCATGGCTGAAGAACAGATTCATCAAGCTACCAATACCGAAGAAAATATACAGGTTGCTGTCTATAATGAAAACATAGACATTAAAAGTCTTGAAATTGTTGTAAAATCAGTGCCTGAGGACCAGAGTCCAGACAAAATGACCAGCAAGATTGAGAAGACACTTGATGAAGATATGATCAACGATACGGTCATTCCTTTATCCAATTCACAGGCTTCAATCAAGGATAggttacaagaagaagaaaatcttACAGTATATGCTGAATCAACTGGAGTGCAACAAATCACAGAAAGACCAATTTTGAAAGAAGAAACTAACAATGATGCAACATTAGGATCAGGCTTGAAACATAATGTTATAGAAAATGCTTGTGAATTGGAATCTGAAGAAAAGCAAGATGAAGTAccagagaaaaaagaaacttcAGATACAGTCCTTGAAGAATCTCCTAGCATGATGAGTGATACACTTGAAAGATCTATTGAAATTTTGAGTGAAAAACAGATGATATGGGAAAAGGAAGCAAATGAGAATAAAGCCTCTTTGAGCATGGGATGTGATTTTGTTGAAGAAGGATTCCAGGAAGACAAAGAGGAAACAAAGATTGCAGACCTAGCACCTGAAAGTGCATACAGCAATAAAAGCAATGAAACAAATGAAGTAAACAATAGCACGAAAATTGGAATCACAAATAAAGAG GTTGAGACATCTGATGACGACCAAAGTCATGAAGCAAGCTGCTTGGGCAAAGAG CATATAATCATCAAACTTCAGAGTGAAGATAATGAAAATGCAAACATTAAGGATGAGGAGAGCACAAACAACAGGGTTAATGACACACCTGTCACCAGTGCATTGGGCAGTGAAGCAGCATCTGGAAGCTTGCACGGAGGTCAGAGAGAGTCAATAACTAGGGAAGAAGAAACAATAAGAAATATGAAATTAGATCAAGAG GCTGCCTCTGATTTGACATCAGTAGAACAAAACTTGGAAGAGATAATCAAGACAGATCTTGCCAACATACATATATTAGAAGAGGGTGTAAGTCATGCTAAAAAG AAATACAATTTAGTTGCTCAGTACATGGAGTCTGAGGTTGTCCATTCAAATGATGAAGAATGTATAAGCAACACTGACGGTAACTTACACACAATGCCTGTACCTGCCAAAGAAGGGAGAAAGGAAATACAAGAAAAACATGAGAAGTACCCTAATTACGAAGAACAGATTCATGAGAGCAGAATTGCAAACAACAACATGGATGACGATACCCTTGAAGAAGACAAGAATATTGAGGAGATTGAAAGAGATCCTGTGAGGGTGTCTGAAGAACAGAGCCATGAGGGTACCACTAGAACAGGAATCATTGAGAATGAGATACTCGAGGGTGCATTAGCTGCTTCCCAAAATTTTGATGAAGACAAAACAAGCAAAATAGCTTTTTTATCAGAGGGCAATGAGCATGGCTCTGAAGCAGGGGAAGTATGCAAAAGTGCAATTTGTACACTCTTAAGAGAAGCCAAAGCTATTGATGGAGCAGCATCTGGAACAAGCATGCAGCCTGAAGGTATGGAGGCTGATGAGCTAAATGAGGCTCATACATCAGTCTTCAACAGAAAATCCGAAAGCCTTGACCCTGAGAAAAATCAGGAAGAAGAGACAccaacaagagagagaggttcagaTGCATGCATTGGAACACCCTCCAACTTGGCCTCTGTGGAACCTGCATTGGCTGCTAGAGCTGAGAATATggtagatctaactaaagaagAATGGAAAGCAACCAAAATAATGGACAAAGAG GTTAAAGACTCTGTTTTGGCATCTCATGAAAACTCTGAAACAACAGCTGAAACAAAATCCACTGAACTTGAGCCAAAGGATGATTCTTTAACAgtaaaacagaattcagttgaagaaaacaTGCAAAAGGATGCCTATTGGGTAGGTCCAGAAGACCATATCCATGATGCGACAGAGGATCGTGAAACTTCAGAATGGGTTGCACTAGAGAACAGAAACAAAGAAGAGATGGAAGAAAGAGAAATGTTACAGTCAAAGAAAATGGAAGAAGGGagaaaaaaggaaagcaaaGAAATACCGGCAGACATGGAAATTTCTGAAGCAATTTATCCCAGTGAGTGCAACAATGAGAGTTCAGAAGAGAAGGGAACTTTAAATAAAGGTTTGGAGAAAGAGACATTGGAGGTTGTGGAGCTTGAAAAACCTCTCAGTGCCTTTAACATAATGGAAGAGAGTGAATTTACAGACAGGTTTGTGCCAAACGAAGAAGAGCCAGAAGTTGAAAGAAGTTTACAGGCAAAGGAAATGAAAGATGAGAAACAAGAGGAAGGCAATAAAATACAATCAAAGGAGAAAATCTCTGAAGCAGATAGCACCAACAAATGCAACAAGGAGAGTTCAGAAGAGAAGGAAATTTCAGAGAGGGGTACAGAGAAACAGAAACCGGGCGATGTGGAACTTCAAAATATCCTGAATGTGGTTCCTGAGGGGCTTGAAGTAGCTTATCAAACTGAAAACATTAATCCCGATggacaagaaaaagaagttATTGACAATATCCTTGAAGAAGGCTTTCATAAAAAAGAAGACAAGGCACTTGAAGATACAGTAATTGACTTGGATATCGTCGATCATAGTAATGAGCCAAATCATGATTCTGATGCTACAGAAGGTGTACTTGCacaagaaaag ATCCTAAAAGTAGCGAATTTCAGCGCAAAAGAAGAGGATCAAATAAGGATGGTTGGCAATTCATCCATCAAGAGTGATTTGGTAGAAGAAATCAAACATGTAGAACCATCAGGATCTCACCTACAGGAGAGTGTGGAACCTAAGGCCCTTGAAACTGAGGAGAAATTTGAGAACATCATCTTTGAGGAAGAATCTGAGAAAAATGAAAAGTTGGGTGTGGGGTCACAGAATGATGCAAATGAAGTGATGCAGCTAGAAGAAGCATCAAACATGGTGTTCGACAGACTTCTGACAACTGGCTTGAGTGAGAAAACTGAAACAAAGATCACAGCTGAAGATGTTGAAGCTCCTGATGTTTCCCATGTAAGAGACAAACCTCTCCACGAACAGATTCAGGGATATGAGAACAAAACCGAGATAAAAAAACCAGAAACCAAAAGGGAGTTTGAGGAAACTGATACCATAGTGAATGAAACCCTAAATGATAAG GTAAAGGAACCTGGTTATATGTCATCAGAAAAGAACCATGTGAAGATGGAATTGTCTGAGAAGATAGATACCACATCACCAGTAGATGAGGAGGAGCCAACAAAGAATGTTGAATTTTCATCAATTACAACAGCATCAAGCAGTGAAATCATGCAGGATGTCAGTGAGAACCTTGATAAGGAATCTGTGCCCAAAGAATCCACTCAGATAGATGCTAAGACCAAGGTTATGGGTATTGAATTTGCAAATAATATGATGAATGATGAAGAAGGGCCAGTTGCAATTGAGAAGTTTGAGCACATATCCACCAATTCAGTATTTGTAGACAGGACATGTAACAAAAACAGTATGACCACTGATGCTAATGAGAAAGGTGAAGAGGCCATAGACCAAGAAGACAGAGAGAAGCTAGAAGAAGCTTCAAACTCAGTGTCCAATGAAAAGGTCGATGAGTGGGACGATTCTTTGGTAGCATTCATTGAGGATAAGGATAACTCACAAAACGCACCTATCAAACAAGCAACAGAAGTGACCTCATCagcagaagaaaaggaaatgatatGGCAGATGGAAGGGGAAACTCATGAAAAAGTTAGAGATTTTCGTAATTCAGAAAATGAGGAAAACCAACAGACTGACCAAGATGATTTGCCTGTATCGCGTATTTTAATGGACCAAATCCTGCAGGAAGAAGGTGATAAGCTCGCGGAAGCCTGTGATGCAAAGCGTGAAGATAAGCTACAAGAAAACATTCATGATCAGCAAAATGATGTCAACATatcaaaacaagaaagaaattcaGTCTCATTGTCTGTTGAACAGGTAAAAGATGACACAAGCATATCTGAAGGCAAAGAAGAAGCTTTGTTAAAAATTGAAGGCAGTTCTAATTTGGTGCAACAGAGCCATGATTTAAAGAAAGATACAGAAAATGCAATATTAAAGGATGATGAAAGCCCAGACAGAAATCTTCATGACACATCTCTAACAATGACAGTTGGTGAAGATGTGAAGGATGAACTTTCTCATTTATTGGCTAAAGAATTAACCAACATtgtttcatataataacatggaACCGGTATTAGCAGAGGAAGGTAGTCCAGAAAGTAAAGCGAATCTTGATGAGTTGAAAAAACAGGATAATATAATTCCAATACCTGCCCCTGAAATGATGACAGAAAGCACAATCCAAAAGGATGATGAAAGCCTGAAGAAAAACAGTGATGTTGCAACTGTTATTGAGGCTTTTGAAGAGGATACTTTAAAGAAAGAGAGCGGAAATGAAAGTCCAGAAATTTCTCAGGGCATTGCAGAGAATGATAAAGCTTCCTATGCAACATCTGAGGAGAAGACTCCTTCGGCTGCTGAACCAGTTGGAAATGCAAAGGGTGAAATTCAGGTTGAAGAAACTGTATCAAATATCCAGGGTGATCAAACTGGCAAGTCCTTCCAGTCTTCTAGTGTTGAAGACAATACACTTGGAGAAGCTTCAGAAACTCAGTCAGGAGGTATAAAAGTCGAGAATGGAAAAAAGAATCAAGATGGAAATGCAGAAAGTCGAATGAAAGATGAGAAAAAAAACCTACTTGAAGAATTAGAAGTAGCTGATTCACATAAGGTCCAGCAATCTGAGTCCATAGTGGAACCTACCAATGAAACAGTCCAGGCAGGGGAAAGGTTCTTGGCAGAAAGAAGCCCAACAGTCAGTGCAGATGAAAAGCAAGCTAAAGAGATAGCAGATGCCCATATGAAGGAAGAGAAAACGGATGAAGAGAAATatgaaaaggaagaggaagatgaaAATAAAACTGAGGAATCTGGCCATGATGCGGCAGTAGTTGTGGAAGCTAAAGACGCAGATGTGAAGCCAGCACACAAGAAATCACACAATATTCTATCAGGTGTTGGATCAAAGGTCAAGCATTCCATTGCAAAAGTGAAGAAGGCCATAACAGGTAAATCTTCACATTCAAAGACACTTTCATGA